One window of Populus nigra chromosome 5, ddPopNigr1.1, whole genome shotgun sequence genomic DNA carries:
- the LOC133694999 gene encoding NAC domain-containing protein 2-like codes for MTAATLELPPGFRFHPTDEELVLHYLCRKCTSQPIAVPIIAEVDLYKFDPWDLPGMALYGEKEWYFFTPRDRKYPNGSRPNRAAGRGYWKATGADKPIGQPKTAGIKKALVFYAGKAPKGEKTNWIMHEYRLAEVDRSVRKKNSLRLDDWVLCRIHNKKGTIERQGQHLSVKKENPTEIAEEDEKKSVVMLPPPPAPSSATGTVNDYVYFDTSDSVPRLHADSSCSEHVVSPEFTCEVQSNPYNYLDATMDIPFPSQFQGNHQMSPLQDMFMYLQKPF; via the exons atgacaGCGGCGACACTAGAGTTACCACCAGGTTTCAGGTTCCATCCAACGGATGAGGAGCTCGTGCTGCACTATCTCTGCCGTAAATGCACATCGCAGCCCATTGCTGTTCCTATTATTGCTGAAGTTGATCTCTACAAGTTTGACCCATGGGATCTCCCGG GTATGGCCTTGTACGGAGAAAAGGAATGGTACTTTTTTACGCCGAGGGACAGGAAGTACCCTAACGGATCGAGACCGAATCGTGCTGCGGGGAGGGGCTACTGGAAAGCCACGGGAGCCGACAAGCCGATCGGGCAGCCAAAGACAGCTGGGATCAAGAAAGCTTTGGTATTTTACGCAGGAAAAGCTCCCAAGGGAGAGAAAACGAACTGGATCATGCACGAGTATCGCCTAGCCGAGGTGGATCGCTCCGTTCGCAAGAAGAACAGCTTAAGG CTGGACGATTGGGTACTCTGTCGCATACACAACAAGAAAGGCACAATTGAGAGGCAAGGGCAGCATCTTAGCGTCAAGAAAGAGAATCCGACGGAGATTGCCGAGGAGGATGAGAAGAAGTCGGTGGTTATGCTGCCGCCACCACCAGCCCCGTCCTCGGCGACAGGAACGGTGAATGATTACGTGTATTTCGACACGTCAGATTCTGTGCCGAGGCTGCACGCAGATTCGAGCTGCTCGGAGCATGTGGTGTCGCCAGAATTCACGTGCGAGGTGCAGAGCAATCCTTATAATTACTTGGATGCCACCATGGATATTCCGTTCCCGTCTCAATTTCAGGGGAATCATCAGATGTCGCCGCTTCAGGACATGTTCATGTATCTGCAGAAGCCGTTTTGA